From the genome of Sphingobacterium kitahiroshimense, one region includes:
- a CDS encoding PAS domain-containing protein, giving the protein MNFNDNHLLKALVDTAPSGICILNSDGFIAELANEKFLQIAGRREEDLIGKSYWETFSEVREQYEDILCHVVSNNKAYHADQVPMILMRNGKQDLIYVTFVYAPMVDLDGKVHKVAIWVQENTKEVMEREKDTAFNNAMKIDRDRLHDYFLQAPVGISVMTGENLLIEFVNPNYQAMLPGRSLVGRPFFESLPEIVDTDIAQALTDVFKTGLPVSFRDRLVAISKEEDGPTTDRYFDFSYVPRFDSNGKVDGVFNFAFEVTAFVHSRRKARQESNNMAQILDMLPASVVVIRGFDLVVEMINDSNLAYWKKTREEVIGKPFLEILPDLADQPFASQLRQVMETGQVIDVKESPVIFTNADGSIRETYVDYTYQPLSDLDGNRNGVLVMSFEITDRVHARKLLEQYANELTATNELLAQSESRFKFLIQEAPVAIGVLQGKTLIVETANEKILEVWGKTREIVGLPLASALPELDGQPFLEILDDVFATREPFYANEIPALLEHGGKLKQLFFNVVYQPIFDQHDNVSDIVIVAVDVTEQVNSRKALEISEQHFRKLSDLVPVKISNALPNGEVTFFNQGWLDFSGLSFEDLRDFGYFQMIHPDEIENFQQGLLQASKTGVPFISEMRFKNKEGQYIWHINIASPVLDAQGKLIMWVGSTTDIQAIKEEEQRKNDFIGMVSHELKTPLTSLNGYLQILQLKLKQDDGLTFAEHALERSLKQVRLMTSLTNGFLNVSRLESGKMHIEKSTFDLRGLFKETCDEYRILFPNNKITSKFSDEEIPVYADRQKIAQVFNNLIGNAVKYSPAASDIWVTVEQIGTRARVMVSDQGIGIKQEDLSRLFERYYRVGDTTVSGFGIGLYLSMEIIERHGGKIWAESELGKGSKFFFELNIYQN; this is encoded by the coding sequence ATGAATTTTAATGATAACCATCTACTAAAAGCCTTGGTAGACACTGCACCATCTGGAATTTGTATTCTCAATTCGGACGGTTTTATCGCCGAATTAGCCAATGAGAAGTTTCTCCAGATAGCAGGTAGAAGGGAAGAGGATTTAATCGGTAAATCTTACTGGGAAACCTTTTCAGAAGTGAGGGAGCAATATGAGGATATTTTATGTCATGTTGTTTCCAATAATAAGGCCTATCATGCCGATCAGGTGCCAATGATTCTTATGCGCAATGGTAAGCAGGATCTTATTTATGTAACATTTGTTTATGCACCGATGGTAGATCTTGACGGTAAAGTGCATAAGGTAGCGATCTGGGTTCAGGAAAATACGAAAGAGGTAATGGAACGTGAAAAAGATACCGCTTTTAATAATGCAATGAAAATAGATCGTGACCGTCTGCACGATTATTTCCTTCAGGCACCTGTTGGGATTAGTGTCATGACTGGCGAGAATCTATTAATAGAATTTGTAAATCCCAATTATCAAGCCATGTTGCCAGGTCGCTCACTTGTTGGCCGCCCGTTTTTCGAATCTCTTCCCGAAATTGTTGATACCGATATTGCACAAGCTTTAACCGATGTCTTTAAAACAGGTCTTCCTGTTTCTTTTCGTGATCGCTTAGTCGCTATTTCAAAAGAAGAAGATGGACCGACAACAGACCGTTATTTCGATTTTAGTTATGTTCCCCGGTTTGATTCTAACGGAAAAGTAGACGGGGTTTTTAATTTTGCTTTCGAAGTGACCGCGTTCGTTCACAGCAGAAGAAAAGCGCGACAGGAAAGTAACAACATGGCACAGATACTGGATATGCTACCCGCTTCTGTAGTCGTGATCCGGGGATTTGATCTTGTTGTAGAAATGATTAATGACTCCAATCTTGCCTATTGGAAGAAAACAAGAGAAGAAGTGATCGGTAAACCCTTTCTTGAAATCCTTCCTGATCTTGCCGACCAACCTTTTGCAAGTCAGCTTCGTCAGGTCATGGAAACAGGGCAGGTGATCGATGTCAAGGAAAGTCCGGTTATTTTTACAAACGCTGATGGATCGATCAGAGAAACCTATGTAGACTATACCTATCAACCCTTATCGGATCTAGATGGAAATAGAAATGGTGTGCTGGTGATGTCTTTCGAAATTACGGACCGCGTTCACGCAAGAAAGCTATTGGAGCAATATGCAAACGAGCTTACAGCAACAAATGAACTGCTTGCCCAAAGTGAATCCAGATTTAAGTTTCTCATTCAAGAGGCACCCGTGGCAATTGGAGTCCTTCAGGGTAAAACACTGATCGTGGAGACCGCTAATGAAAAAATACTTGAAGTCTGGGGTAAGACCAGGGAAATTGTGGGCCTTCCATTGGCGTCCGCATTACCTGAACTTGATGGTCAGCCCTTTCTTGAAATATTGGATGATGTATTTGCAACAAGAGAACCATTCTATGCTAATGAAATACCAGCATTGCTTGAACATGGAGGGAAATTAAAACAATTATTTTTTAATGTCGTCTACCAGCCTATTTTTGATCAGCATGATAACGTTTCTGATATTGTAATTGTAGCAGTTGATGTAACCGAGCAGGTAAATTCACGAAAAGCATTAGAGATCAGCGAGCAGCATTTTCGCAAGTTATCTGATCTTGTTCCTGTTAAAATATCCAATGCACTTCCAAACGGAGAAGTAACTTTTTTCAATCAGGGATGGCTTGATTTTTCAGGACTGAGTTTCGAAGACCTCCGTGATTTTGGTTATTTTCAGATGATACACCCGGATGAAATAGAGAATTTTCAACAAGGGCTCTTACAAGCATCCAAAACTGGAGTTCCATTTATTTCGGAGATGCGGTTTAAGAATAAAGAAGGTCAGTACATCTGGCACATTAATATAGCTTCTCCTGTACTCGATGCTCAGGGTAAGTTGATCATGTGGGTCGGCTCTACCACAGATATTCAGGCAATCAAAGAAGAGGAGCAACGGAAGAATGATTTCATCGGCATGGTTTCTCATGAATTAAAAACCCCGCTTACATCCTTAAACGGTTATCTCCAGATCTTACAGTTGAAGTTAAAGCAGGATGATGGTTTAACATTCGCCGAGCATGCGTTAGAGCGTTCACTAAAACAAGTCCGGCTAATGACCTCCTTGACAAATGGTTTCTTAAACGTATCACGTCTGGAATCTGGAAAAATGCACATAGAAAAATCAACATTTGATCTTCGTGGATTATTTAAGGAAACCTGTGATGAATATCGTATTCTATTTCCGAATAATAAAATCACATCCAAATTTAGTGACGAAGAAATTCCAGTTTATGCCGATCGGCAGAAAATAGCACAGGTATTTAACAATCTGATCGGAAATGCAGTCAAGTATTCACCAGCAGCTAGTGATATTTGGGTAACTGTTGAGCAAATTGGTACAAGGGCACGGGTTATGGTATCTGACCAGGGCATCGGCATAAAACAAGAAGATTTATCAAGGCTTTTTGAGAGATATTACCGAGTGGGCGATACGACTGTTTCTGGATTCGGTATTGGGTTATATCTAAGCATGGAAATTATTGAGCGCCATGGGGGCAAGATCTGGGCAGAAAGTGAATTAGGAAAAGGTTCTAAATTCTTTTTTGAACTGAATATATATCAAAATTGA
- a CDS encoding ketopantoate reductase family protein — protein MEQHILIVGLGGVGGYFGAMLARKYENSDIYINFLTRGNHLNEIQQQGLTVVLEKETFTIKPYKASDQVEEFNTMDYIFLCTKSYDLEETVSSLHTCVGPSTVFIPLQNGVDSKERIKKYYPNNLVVDGCAYIVSRLKAPGVIEVTGKWGTMNFGLDGEHDVRLERLHDLVQKADIHVNYSDKIEKIIWDKFIFISSMATATSYYDCSIGQVIEDPEKRHAVIRLIQEVEALALRKGIVVSKDIVNETLYKMEQMPYDATSSMHTDYINKKPQTELASLTHYVISESTKNNLPTIVYQCMYDDLQQKTMSDR, from the coding sequence ATGGAACAGCATATATTAATTGTGGGATTAGGCGGAGTAGGCGGGTATTTCGGTGCCATGTTAGCACGAAAGTATGAAAACAGCGATATTTATATTAATTTTTTGACACGTGGAAATCACCTTAACGAAATACAGCAACAGGGATTAACTGTTGTTTTGGAAAAAGAGACCTTTACAATCAAACCTTATAAAGCTTCGGATCAGGTGGAAGAGTTCAATACGATGGATTATATATTCCTATGCACCAAATCGTATGATCTTGAAGAGACAGTGAGTTCGTTACATACATGTGTGGGCCCAAGCACAGTTTTTATACCACTGCAGAATGGCGTCGACAGTAAAGAGCGTATTAAGAAATACTATCCAAATAATTTAGTTGTCGATGGTTGCGCCTATATTGTATCTCGTTTGAAAGCGCCCGGAGTTATTGAAGTAACGGGGAAATGGGGTACCATGAATTTTGGATTAGATGGAGAACATGATGTACGGCTAGAAAGGTTACATGATCTTGTTCAAAAAGCCGATATCCATGTGAATTATTCAGATAAAATAGAAAAAATAATATGGGATAAGTTCATATTTATATCTTCTATGGCGACGGCTACCTCTTATTACGATTGCTCGATTGGTCAAGTTATAGAAGATCCAGAAAAAAGGCATGCTGTTATTAGGCTTATTCAAGAAGTTGAAGCCTTAGCACTACGAAAAGGGATTGTGGTTTCAAAAGATATTGTGAATGAAACGTTATATAAAATGGAACAGATGCCCTATGATGCGACATCATCTATGCATACAGACTATATCAATAAAAAACCACAAACAGAGCTGGCATCGCTAACACATTATGTCATTTCTGAATCCACGAAGAATAATCTTCCAACAATAGTCTATCAGTGTATGTATGATGACCTTCAACAAAAGACAATGTCTGATCGTTAA
- a CDS encoding dienelactone hydrolase family protein yields MSIDSTRFTETRNILSALPVDIFQKKVFTNESTKIPYRFLFPKNFTTTKKYPLVITFHNSSRQGNDNKNQLEHLARTWVRDDIFDKFNCFVLAPQFEQRSSTYSQNAEGMLTASPSKDAIQILTLIKKLEKGHPNIDLNRIYLIGYSMGASTAQNLINLAPEKFAAIVSIAAVPDLSNLDKLKHKDIWLIHGEKDTSNPYSGSEVLYKKLDGNAKLVFTTFKNLDHNNIVIPYLLTDELQKWLFSKQL; encoded by the coding sequence ATGTCTATTGATAGCACCAGGTTTACAGAGACTAGAAATATACTAAGCGCATTACCCGTAGATATATTTCAAAAAAAAGTATTTACAAATGAAAGTACTAAAATCCCCTATCGATTCCTTTTTCCAAAGAACTTTACTACAACTAAAAAATATCCGCTTGTAATTACATTTCATAATTCTTCAAGACAAGGCAATGATAACAAAAATCAATTGGAACATTTAGCACGAACTTGGGTAAGGGATGATATCTTTGACAAATTTAATTGCTTTGTATTAGCACCTCAATTTGAACAGCGTTCCTCTACCTATTCGCAGAATGCGGAAGGGATGTTGACAGCTAGTCCATCAAAAGATGCTATTCAAATTTTGACTCTGATTAAAAAACTAGAAAAGGGACATCCCAATATTGACTTGAATCGAATTTATCTAATTGGCTATTCTATGGGCGCATCAACAGCTCAAAATTTGATCAACCTAGCCCCTGAAAAATTTGCCGCAATAGTTTCTATAGCCGCTGTTCCTGACTTATCAAACCTTGATAAACTAAAGCATAAGGATATTTGGCTAATTCATGGAGAAAAAGACACAAGTAATCCATACAGCGGAAGCGAAGTATTATACAAAAAATTAGATGGTAATGCCAAGCTTGTCTTCACAACGTTTAAAAATCTCGATCATAACAACATTGTAATCCCTTATTTACTAACAGATGAACTTCAGAAATGGCTATTTAGTAAACAGCTATAG